The following DNA comes from Terriglobales bacterium.
ATTTGGCAAAGAAGCCCGCCGTTGCAGGAATTCCAATCAGCGAAATCAGAAATACGGTCAGCGTCGCCGCCAGCGCCGGAGAACGTCGGCCTAGCCCCGTGTAGTCATCCAGCGTCACATAACGTTCGCCCGCATTGGCGAAATGGCTGACCACCACAAACGCGCCCAGATTCATCACCGTGTACGCCGCGGTATAAAACATCGCGGCAGAAATGCCGGTTTCTGGCGCCGCTGCAAATGCCATCAGCAGGTACCCGGCGTGCGCAATTGCAGAATAAGCCAGCAATCGCTTGATGTTGTTTTGCACCAGCGCGCCCAAATTGCCCAGGCTCATCGAGACCGCGGCCGATACCCAGATCCACCAGAACCACACGGGTCGTCCGCTTACGTAGAGGCTTGGCCCCAACGTCTCAAACAAGATCCGCAGTAATACTGCGAACACCGCCATCTTCGGTGCAGTGGACATGAACGCCACCACCGGCGCTGGCGCTCCTTCATAAACGTCCGGGGTCCATACATGGAACGGGGCCGAGGCAATCTTGAATCCCAGTCCTACGAACATCAACCCATACGCCACAAAAGCCATCAGCGGCGCCGATGTCCGCAGCGACATTCCAATTTGCGGGACATCAGTGGATCCGGTCGCCCCGAACATCAGCGCGATTCCGTACAGGAAGAACGCCGTCGCAAACGATCCCAGCAGAAAATACTTCAGCGACGACTCCGCGCTGCCCGCGTCCCGCCGGCGGAATCCCGCCAGAATATAGGTAGAGATCGAAGAAATCTCCAGCGCGATGAAGATCAGCAACAGCTCCACCGCCGAGGACATGAGCGCCATCCCTACCGTGCCCATCAAAATCAACGCGAAATACTCGCCGGCGTGAATTTCTTGTACTTCGAGGTAATCGAATGACGCCATGATCACCAGCACTGCGGCAATGGTGACGAGCAAATGGAAGAAGATGCTGAAGTTGTCCACCTGCACCGTGTTCCAGAACGCTGGCCCGGGGTACTGCATCTGGTAGATACTTGCCGCCACCGCCGCCAGCGCGCCGATCAAGGCGATAATCCCCTGCGGTTTCATCCGGCGTTCTTCGGGCAGAAGCGGATCAGCCAGCATGATGATCATGCCGAACACCGTCAGAACAAGTTCCGGCAGGATGCGAACGTAATCGATCCAGGTTGGCATCAGCGCACCGCCTGCGCCACGGTTTGCGCCAGGGGTCCAAGCACCGTGTGTACCGCCGGATCAATCGAACCCAGCCATACAATGGGCGCCACGCCCATGGTGAGTGCCATCAACGCAGTCGGCCACAGCGCCGCACGCTCGCGGCCGCTCAGATCGGGCAGCGTTTCGTTCACCGGATTTCGCACCTTCCCGAAGAACACGCGCTGATACATCCAAAGCAGATAAGCCGCGCTCCAGATCACACCCGTTGCCGCCAGGATTCCATAGATGTGTCGAGCCTGGAACGCACCGCTCAGCACCAGAAATTCCCCCACAAATCCATTCAGCAGCGGCAGCCCGAGTGACGAAAGCATGATCACCATGAAAAACGCCGCAAAAATCGGCATCGGCGTCGCCAGCCCGCCAAATTCCGCAATGTCGAATGTGTGTCGGCGCTCGTACAGAATTCCCACCAGCATGAACAACGCTCCGGTGGAAATTCCATGGCTCAGCATCTGGTACACCGCGCCATCCACGCCAATCTGCGTAAAGCTGAAAATGCCTAGCACCACGAACCCGAGATGGCTCACGGAAGAGTAAGCGACCAACTTCTTCAGGTTGGGCTGCACCATCGCCACCAACGCGCCATAGATAATCCCGATGATCGCCAGCGTCACCACCCAGGGAGCGTTTTGCCGCGACTGCTCGGGGAAGAGCCCGACGTTAAACCGCAGCAGGCCATACGTCCCCATCTTCAGCAGCACGCCGGCCAGCAACACCGAACCGGCAGTTGGCGCTTCAAAGTGCGCGTCGGGCAACCAGGTGTGCAGCGGAAAGATTGGCACCTTCACTGCAAAGGCTACAAAAAATCCCAGAAATAGCCAGCCCAGCGCCACCGGGCTGATTCCCGCCGAGCCGCTGCGTATCGCATCTTGCACCACCAGGTAATCAAAGCTTCCGGTCTTCGCATACAGCCAGATTATGGCCGCCAGCATGAATGCAGACCCGATCATGGTGAACAGGAAAAATTTTACCGCCGCGTATACCCGCCGCTGGTGGCCGTACATGCCGATCAGTAATGCCATCGGAATCAGCGTGAACTCCCAGAAAAAATAAAAGAAGAACAGGTCTAGAGCGACAAACACGCCAATCAGCGCCGTCTCCAGCACCAGCAGCAGGATGAAGAACTCCTTCACTCGCTCATTAACTGAGTTCCACGAAATAAGCACGCAAAGCGGCGTGAGGAAGGTCGTCAGTACCACCAGCCACATGGAGATGCCGTCAATCCCCAGGTGATAATGAATGTTCGGCGACGAAATCCATTGCAGGTTGATCTCGTACTGAAATCCCGTCCGCGCGTGGCTAAAATAGGTCGGCAGGTGCAGTGAAAGAATGAAGGTGATCAGAGAAACGAAGAGAGCGAACCACCGGATGTCCCGCGCGCGCCTCGGAAATACCAGTAGCAGCAGCGCGCCCGCAGTCGGAATAAACGTCACGAGGGTGAGGATGGAATCGTTCCAATTCGCGCCGTTCATCGCGTCCCCTTCCAAATCATGAACGCCACAGCCAGCGCAGCGCCCAGCGCCACCCATCCCGCGTATGACCGCAAGTTGCCGGACTGCATCCGTCGCAGCCGATCAGAGAGGCTGCGAGCCTCATAGGCGCTGTCATCCGCAGTCGCATCTATGCCCGCTACATCAACACCCTTCCACAGCACGCGTTCCGAACCATTGATCAAGGGGCTGACTATCACCGCCTGATACAGCTCGTCTATATAGAACTTGTCGCGCACCGCTCCGTAGAACCATCCCAGCCCGGCCGCGATTCGGTCGGGCAAATCGCGTCGGCGGTAGTACAGCAGCCATGCGAGAAACAGTCCCAGAAACGCCGCACCCACCGAAACCCCAGTGAGTTCCAGCTCAACATTTCCTTCCCGCGCTCTCTGCTCTGCGGCTACGGGCGGCGGTTCACCAGGTTTTAACCCGGCCGGCATCGCTTCCGCGCTCACTTTGAAAACCGGGGATAAGAATCGGTCGAAATGGTTGTGGCCGTCCAGTGCATCGGGAACTCCCACATATCCACCCACTACAGACAGCACCGCCAGGATCGTCATCGGCACGAGCATGATCTTGGGGCTTTCGTGGATATGCCCCTGATGTGCGTGCGTCTCCTGGCCTGCGGGCTCGTGATGGTGCTCAAGTGATCCGCGGTATTCGCCAAAAAACGTCATGAACCACAGGCGAAACATATAAAAGGATGTCAGCAGCGCGGTAAATATTCCCACCAACCAATATGCCAAGCTGCCGTACGGACTCGACCATGCCTTCCATAGGATCTGATCTTTGCTGAAGAAGCCGCTGAAGAAGGGAATGCCCGCGATCGCCATTGTCCCGGCGGTCATCGTCCAGAACGTCCATGGAATTTCCTTTCGCAACCCGCCCATGTTGCGCATGTCCTGCTCGCCGCCGAGTGCGTGAATCACCGAGCCTGCCGCCAGGAAGAGCAGCCCCTTAAAGAACGCGTGTGTCATTAAGTGGAAGATGCCCGCCGAATAAGCAGCCACTCCGCATGCCAGGAACATGTATCCCAGCTGCGAAATTGTGGAATATGCCAGCACCTTCTTGATGTCCGTCTGCACCGTGCCAATCATCGCCGCAAACAGCGCCGTGATCGTGCCGATGATCGCCACCGCCATCAGCGCGCCGGGCGCGCGGTCAAAGATCACATGCGAGCGCGCCACCATGTAGACGCCCGCGGTCACCATGGTGGCCGCGTGGATCAGCGACGAGACCGGCGTAGGACCCTCCATCGCATCCGGCAGCCACACATAAAGAGGTATCTGTGCTGACTTGCCGCACGCTCCCGTCAGCAGCAGCAGACCGATCGCGGTCAACAACCCGATGCCACCGGTCTCAATCGCCATATTCGAAACTGCCGGAAAGACCTTGTCGTAGTCGAGCGAACCGAAATGCTGGATAAGCAGGAACAGCCCAATCAGAAATCCGAAATCGCCGATGCGGTTAACAATGAACGCTTTTTTCCCCGCGGCTGCCGCCGAGTCCCGGGTAAAAAAGAATCCGATGAGTAGATACGAAGCCAGTCCCACGCCCTCCCATCCGATAAACATCACCAGGTAGTTGCTGGCCAGCACCAGCGTGAGCATGAAGAACATGAACAGGTTCAGATAGGCGAAGTAGCGGTAGAACCCGCCCTCTTCCCACATGTATCCGACCGAATAAATGTGAATCAAAAATCCTACGTTGGTGACGATCAACACCATCACCAGCGCCAGCTGGTCCAGGTAGAAACCAAAATCCACGCTGAAATTTCCCGAAATGATCCATGGCGCTAGCCGCTCGCTATGCGGGATCGCTTGCAGCGGCAGTCCCCAGAACTGGATCGCCACCCACCACGCCGTGGCCACCGACGCCGCCACAAACGTCAGCCCGACCGCAGCAACCAGCGGTCTGGAAAAACGCCGTCCCAGCAGCCCATTGATCCCTGCCCCAACCAGCGGCAGCAGCGGAATCAACCACAAGTGGAAGTTAACGTTCATAGTTTCAGCAGATTCACTTCGTCCACATTTAAAGTCTCGCGCGTGCGGAAGATAGAAATGATGATCGCCAGGCCCACGGCAGCTTCCGCCGCAGCCACTACCATCACGAAGAACACAAACACCTGCCCGCTCAGCCGATGCCAGTGCGCGGCGAATGCCACAAAAGACAGATTCACCCCGTTCAGCATTAACTCAATCGAAATGAAAATCGTAATGATGTTGCGCTTAACCAGAAATCCGGCCACGCCGCACGCGAACAGTATCGCGCTCAGGATCAGGTAATAAGAAAGAGGCACCATCAGCTTTGCCTCCCCGCGCTAGCGGTCTCCACGCCCACCGGTTCGGTTTCCTGAGCTTCCGGCTCCGGTTCGGGAAAACGCCTCCGCATCGGCGAGGCCAGCACCACCGCTCCCATGATGGCAATCAGGATCAGCACCGACGTCACCTCGAAAGGCAAGAGGAAATCGTGAAACAGCAGCCACCCAATTGCTTTCGCCGAGCCATATTCAGCGCCCAACGGGACTGGAGGGTTGCCGCTCCGCGCCAGCACCCAGACCAGCAGCAGCGCCACCGCCAGCATTCCAGGAAAACCAACAATTAACGCCACGCGGCTGCCTTTGGTCTGTTCCTCCACGCCGGCATTCAGCAGCATGATGACAAACACAAACAGCACCATGATCGCGCCGGCGTACACGATCACCTGGATCACCGCCACGAACTCCGCCCCCAGCAGCAGATATTCCACCGCGAGCGAGCCCATCACCACGATCAGCGACAGCGCGCTGTTGATCGGGTGACGCTGTGCCAGCAGGTTGATCGCCCCGCCAACACAGATGGCCGCAAACACGAAGAATAAAACCAGGTGCAGCATGATGCGGTGGTTCGTCCTTTACGAATGCTGGTTGCGCGCCAGTGTACCCGGCGCAGTTGTTTACGACCTGAGTGCCACCACCAGACCCGTAATCATCAGATTGGCAATAGCAACCGGCAACAGGAACTTCCAGCCAAACGCCATCAGCTGGTCATAGCGGAAGCGCGGCAGCGTGCCGCGGATCCAGATGTACAGAAAGATGAAGAAGAATATGCGTAGCCCAAACCAGAATACCGGCAACAGCTGTTGCAGCAGCGGCGGTCCAAACAGCGGCCCGTGCCACCCCCCCAGAAACAGCAGAGAAGCCAGGCATGCCACCGTGAACATATTTGCGTATTCGGCCATAAAGAACATGGCAAATTTCATCGAGCTGTACTCGGTGTGGTACCCGGCCACGAGCTCGGTTTCTGCTTCCGGCAGGTCGAAGGGCACGCGATTTGTCTCTGCAAACGCCGCCATGAGATACACAAAAAAGGCCACAAACTGGCCTTTGAACAGAAACCATTTTGGCAGCCATCCCCACCAGGTGCCCGCCTGTGCGTCAACAATGTCCCGCAGGCTCAGGCTCCCGGCAAGAATTAGCACGCTCACCAACGCCAGGCCCAGCGAAACTTCATAGCTCACCATCTGCGCGCTAGCCCGCAGACCGCCCAGCAGGGAATACTTGCTGTTCGATGACCACCCCGCCAGCGCCACTCCATACACCCCGATGGATGTGATTCCCAGAATCACCAACAATCCCACGTTCACATCCGTGATCTGCAAGGGTGTTTGAATGTGTCCCACCGTTATCCATCCACCAATCGGGATCACCGCCACCGACATCAGCGCCAGTGTCAGCGCGAGCATGGGGGCGCCGATATAAAGTGGCTTGTAAACATTGGGCGGCGTCAGGTCTTCCTTGAGCAGGAACTTGATTCCATCCGCCAACGGCTGCAGCAGCCCAAAGGGGCCTACCCGGGTCGGTCCCCAGCGGTTCTGCATGTGCCCGACCAGCTTGCGTTCCAGCCAGACCGTGTAGGCCACCGACGTGAGCAGCAAAAACACCGCGATCACCGTCTTGATCACCGACACGACGATAAAGGTCTGAATGTTCATCGCCGGCATTGGTTAGACTTCCACTTCTTTGTCGGCCGGAACTTCTCGTCGGCTTTCAAGCACTGAATTGAGGGTTCGCGAGTAACGGCCCAGAGTACCGGAGGTGAAAAGCGTATCTTCGGCAGGCACGATCAATTCCGGATGCGACGGCAGCGGCCCGGCAACATTCTCTTCTATGAATGTGTGCTGGTCGTTGCCTGCCATTACCCCCATACGCGATACCTCGTATCCCGGCACCAGGCGCTGGATTTCGTCCAGCATGGCGGTGGGATCCAGCGGGCTCACTTTGGGCTCGAGCCCGTGGGCCTCCAGCCAGACTGAATGCCGGTCGGACTCGCCCGATTGCGCGCCGCGCGACTGGCCCAGGTCCGCTCGCAAGGCTCGCCCAAACGGAACCAGGCGATGTGCATCAAAGCCCATCCGCTCCGCCACCCTCACGATCATTTCGAAGTCGCTTTTGGTGCCGGTCACGTCGCCGGCTTTTTTCACCAGCTGCAGATCGCCGCAAGTGTTGGTAAACGTGCCCGACTTCTCATACCCGCTCGCCGCCGGCAGCACCACCTGCGCCAGCATCGCTGTTTCCGTCAGGAACATGTCCTGCACCACCAGAAACACCTTTTCTAATGCAAACGGGTCTATGTTGTAGCGGGCAACCGGATTTGCTCCCACTACATACAACGCCTTGAGCCGGTCTCGTTTGGCGGCCTCCACCATCTGGCCCAGATCTAGGCCCGGGGCGCTGGGCACTTCGCCGCCCCATTCCTGATGAAACTTCGTCCCCGCCGCGACCGGAATGTAACCCGGCAGCAGATCGGGATAGAGACCCATGTCCGCCGCGCCTCGCGAGTTAGCGTAGTCCGCCAAACAGATGAACTTTGCGCCAGGAATCACCGACCCGAACCGCACCAGTGCAGCGATATCAGCGCCGCGCAACTCCGATCCGAAAATAATGACCAGGTTCTGCTCTCCACGCAGCTTGTCGCGCAGCGCGACCAAAGCGTCGCGCGTTGTTTCCCCGCTTACAATCGCATCCGCCGCGCCGTCATCTCCCGCCAGAAACTCTGCAGCTCTCCCCTCCGCTCCCGGCGGCAACAGCGTGAAGCTTGTCGCCTGTCGCCGCAATTTAATTGGATACGAGTTCATCACGTACAGCCGCGCCCGGTGTAACCGCACGTTGTTACGTATCTGCCACGCCAAAAGCGGATGTTGGTCGGTCGGCTTATTGCCAACCAACAAAATGGCCGGCGCATTGAACACCTCGCGCATGCTCGCGGTGGTCTCTTTCTTTCCCGCGAGCGCACTCACAAATCCTGGGAAGTCTGTGGTGCGATGGTGATCAATATTGTTAGTACCAAGCACTACCCGCGCAAACTTCTGCAACAGATAATTCTCTTCATTGGTGGTGCGAGTCGAACCCACCACGCCAATCGCCTGCCCGCCGTCGCGCGCGCGAATCTCTTTCAGCCGCTGCGCGATCAGCTCGTAAGCTTCCTCAAAGGTCGCCGGCTCCAATTCGCCATTTTTGCGGATCAGCGGCTGCGTGATGCGGTCCTTGTGCTCGGCGAAATCAAACGCGTAACGCCCCTTAATGCACAGGAAGTCGCCATTGATACCGCCCTTGTCCCGATTGTCGCCGCGCACGATTTCCATTCCGGTCGATGCCCGCCGCACACCCAGTGTGGTCTTGCATCCATCGCCGCAGTGCGTGCAGATCGTACCCACGTGCTTCATCTCCCAGGGGCGCGTCTTGTACCGATACGCACCGGATGTGAGCGCACCGACGGGGCAGATATCTATGCACATGCCGCACTCTTCGCACTCCAAGTGGTCTTCTTTATTAGGCGCGATCACCGAAACTACGCCCCGGTTCTGCACCCCGAGCGCCCAAACGTCCATGCCCTCGCCGCACACCCGCACACAGCGATAGCACAAGATGCAGCGTGGCCGGTCAAAGAACACGACCGGCGACCACTGCTGCTCGTCTTTGTGGTTCTTGATCTCGATGAATTTTGAGTTTGCGGCCCCATAGGCAAACGTCATGTCCTGCAGTTCGCACTCACCGCCCGCATCGCAAACCGGGCAATCCAGCGGGTGGTTCGCCAGCAGCATCTCTAGCATGGACTTGCGCGCCTGCTTTACCTCTTCAATCTCGGTGCTGACCACCATGCCATCGGTAATCGCCGTGGTGCATGCGGTCTGCAACTTCGGCATCTTCTCGATTTTCACCAGGCACATGCGGCAGGCGCCCTGCAAAGACAATCCGGGGTAGTAACAGAATGACGGCACCTCGATGCCCACACTCTTGCAGGCCTCGATCAGCAGCGTACCCGCAGGCGCCGTGACCTTCTTACCATCCACCGTGATGGTTACGTCAGCCATAAGAAAATTGTGTAATCGGGGAATTGCGCAATTGTGGAAGCTACTGATTACCCGATTCCGCGATTACGCGATCTGCAATTACCCGATTGCCATCGCCGGTTCGGCCTGGTACGGGCACTGCCGGCCTTCCAGGTGCTCCTCAAATTCTTTGCGAAACTTCTTCACAATAGAGATCGTCGGCATTGCCGCCGCGTCACCCAACGGGCAAAATGTTCTCCCCAGCATGTTCTCGGAGAGGTACAGCACATTATCAATATCTCGCTTGAGCCCACTCCCGGAGTGCAGCCGCGTCAACGTCTTGTCCAGCCAGTCCGTGCCTTCACGGCAAGGAATGCACCAGCCACAGCTTTCGTGCTGATAAAACTTCATGATCCGCAGCGCATACTTCACCATGCAGGTAGTGTCGTCCAGCGCCACCACTCCGCCCGAGCCCAGCATGGATCCCGCTTTCATCATCTGGTCAAAGTCCATGCCCACATCGCACTCGTCTGCGGTCAGCACCGGAGTGGATGACCCGCCCGGCGTGCACGCCTTGAGCTTCCGCCCATTCCCCATCCCGCCACCGACCTCATAGATCATTTTTTTGAGGTTGTAGCCCATCGGGAGCTCGTAAACCCCCGGCCGCTCCACGTGGCCGCTCAGGCAGAACAATCGAGTGCCACCGTTTTTGGGCGTGCCCAGACCCGCGTACCATTGGCCGCCGCCCAGCATGATGTGCGGCACGCTGGCCAGCGTCTCCACATTATTAATGACCGTGGGGCCGCCCCACAGCCCGACCACGGCAGGGAAGGGAGGCCGAATGCGTGGAATACCGCGCTTTCCCTCCAGCGATTCCATCAGCGCCGATTCTTCGCCAACCTCGTAGGCGCCCGCTCCGCCATGCCAATAAACATCAAACTGGCGTCCGCTGCCGAAAATGTTCTTGCCCAAAAATCCGCGAGCATACGCATCGGCCAGTGCCTTCTGCATGATCTCTAGCAGGTAGCGGTACTCGCCCCGGATGTAGATGTATCCCGTTTGCGATCCCACTGCCAGGCCGGCGATTACCACTCCCTCAATTACCGCGTGGGGATCGTGCTCCAGAATGAGTCGGTCCTTGCACGTCCCCGGCTCGCTCTCATCCCCGTTGCACAAGATGTACTTGGGTTTGGCAGATTGCTTGGGCACAAAAGACCACTTCATCCCCGTCGGAAATCCGGCGCCGCCCCGGCCCCGCAGGTTCGACGCCTTGACCTCATTAATGATCGCGTCCGGGCCGATCTCCAGCGCCTTCTGGACAGCCTTGTAGCCGTCGAGCTCGAGATAGCGATCAAGGTTTGCGGCGCCTTTACCAAAACGCCGCGATATGATCTTTACCTCGTCGGGATGTGAAACCAGGTCTGGCATTCGTGAATTGCTAATTGCGCAATTTGTAATCGCTCAATGGACCCGCCGGGCAATCCGACCGCTAACCCGATTGCCTGTATTTTTCCAGCACGCTATCCACTTTCTCCGCTGTCAGGTTCTCGTGGAAGTCGTAGTTCACCTGCATTGCTGGCGCCCAGCTACACGCCCCAATGCACTCCACGTGCTCAAACGAAAACAGCCCGTCCCGCGTTCTTTCCTTATGGCCTATGCCCAGCTTCTTCTCAACGTGTTCAATAATGTCGTCCGCGCCGCGCAACATGCAGCTGATGTTTCGGCACACCTGCACGTTGTACTTTCCTCGTGGCTCCGTGGTCAGCATCGAGTAATAGCTGATCACGTTGCGCACTTCCAGATCGCTCAAATCAAGGCGCTGCGCGATCTCGTGTATGGCTTCGTCACTCAGATATCCGATCTCGTCCTGGACATAGAGCAAGGTGGGCACGAGCACCGACCGCTTAGTCGGATAATGCGTCAGCATCTCCGTAAACCGTTGCTCGAACTGTTCAGAGAACCTCATTGCGTAATCGGCGAATCGGGTAATTGCGTAATTGAGCTCTGCGGACTGCGTGCCGTTTTGTATGCAGTAGTGAAAATTGCCGTCAACTCCTGCGCCTCTTTCAGTAATGGCCCAATCCGCTCTGTCCGGAGCATGCCACTCTGAGCAAGCAATTCCAGCCACAGCACTGTTTCATCAGCTTCCTCAACCACGATTCCAATTCGAGCCGCAAACTCAACCCGCGACCTGGCGCGACAGGCGGCACGATAATTCGCAGCGACGGATGTACCGCTTCTCAAAATTTGCTTTCCTAGCACCTGCGCCTCCCCGCTGCGAGGTAGTGCCCGAAACAATCTGATGACCCGTAAAGCAAAGGCCTTCGTGCGGTTCCGCAATTCTTCCGGTTTGCTTTGCATGTCGCCATATTGCACTCAATTCGCCCACCCGTCAGTGACAACGCGCTTTCCAATTTCCCGATTACCCAATTCCGCAATTGCCCGATTATCTGTCTATTTCTCCCAGCACAATATCTATGCTCCCAATTGCCGCCACCACATCCGCAATTAGTCGGCCTTCGCACATTTTGGGCAACGCCTGCAAATTTGCGAACGACGGCGCGCGCATGTGCACCCGATAAGGTTTCGCTGTCCCGTCGCTTACCACGTAGTAGCCCATTTCTCCTCGCGGTGATTCCACTGCCTGGTACACCTCTCCCGCCGGCACCGCGAATCCTTCCGTAATGATCTTGAAGTGGTAGATCAGGGCTTCCATCTGCGTCTTCATGGCCTCTCGGTCCGGGAGGACAACCTTGGGTGCCTCCGCTTTGATCGGCCCTTCCGGCACGCCCGCTAGCGCCTGCAGCACCATGTTGGTGGACTCGCGCATCTCGTGCACGCGCAGCATATATCGCGCAAACACGTCACTGTCGGTCGAGACGGGTACATCGAATTGAAAATTTCCGTAACCGGAGTACGGCATGTCGCGCCGTAAATCAAAATCAATCCCTGCCGCCCGCAGCGTCGGTCCGGTCGCACCCAGGGCCAGCGCATCCTCCGGCGAGATGTACCCCACACCCTTTGTCCGCTCCATCCAAATCGGATTGCTGGTCAGCAGGTCCTCGTACTCGTCCACTCGGTCGGGGAAGCGGTCCACGAACTTCCTTACCCTCTCAAAGAATCCCAGCGGCGGTTCCAGTGCCAGGCCACCCACGCGGAAATAAGAGGTCATCATGCGCTGCCCGCTGACCATTTCGAACAGCCGTAGCACATCCTCCCGCTCTCGGAAGCAATACAGAAACACCGACATCGCGCCGATATCCAGCGCATGCGTTCCCAACCACACCAAGTGCGAGTTGATGCGCGTCAACTCATTCAGCATCACCCGGATCCACTGCGCTCGCGGCGGGATCTCCATCCCCAGCAGCTTCTCCACTGCCAGCACGTAGCACAGGTTGTTGGTCATTGGGCAGAGGTAGTCAATGCGATCCGTCAGCGGCACCACCTGTTGATAAAACTTCGCCTCGCAGGTTTTCTCGATCCCGGTGTGCAGGTATCCAATGTCCGGCATGATCCGCACCACCGTCTCGCCATCAATTTCCAGCACCAGGCGCAGCACTCCGTGAGTGGATGGGTGCTGCGGTCCCATGTTCAGGATCATGGTGCGGTCTTGCTCGCGCTCAATCACCGGGGTTGCGGAAAGGTGTGCCATGATTACCGGTAGCCCTCGACTGGGTAATCCTTGCGCATGGGATACCCCTCCCAGTCTTCCGGCATCAAAATGCGGCGCAAATAAGGATGGCCTTGAAAGCGGACTCCGAACAAATCAAAGACTTCACGTTCAAAAAAGTTTGCCGAGGGCCACACTGAAGTCAGCGACTCCACGCTGGGATCGGACCCCGGCAGCCGAACCTTAAGCCGCACCCGCTCTTTGCGTGGGATCGAAAGCAGCTCATACACAACCTCAAACCGCGGCTCCGAGGGATACCAATCCACACAGGTCAAATCACTAAGAAAGGTGAATTGCAGGGTCTTATCGTCCCGCAGAATGGCACAGGCCTCGCGGATAAAGCCCCGCTCCACCCAGATGGTCAGCTCATTGCGGTCAAACTTTGCCGCTGACACTGCTGCGCGGTTGGTGGCCAATAGCAGCGCCAGCACGGGGCGGTCGGCTAGTTTGTCCACATCGTTGATCGCGGGGACCAGGGGCATGGGCTAGATCTCTCCCCGATGCGGTTTGTTCCAGTCCAGCACGCCTTTCTT
Coding sequences within:
- a CDS encoding NADH-quinone oxidoreductase subunit N gives rise to the protein MPTWIDYVRILPELVLTVFGMIIMLADPLLPEERRMKPQGIIALIGALAAVAASIYQMQYPGPAFWNTVQVDNFSIFFHLLVTIAAVLVIMASFDYLEVQEIHAGEYFALILMGTVGMALMSSAVELLLIFIALEISSISTYILAGFRRRDAGSAESSLKYFLLGSFATAFFLYGIALMFGATGSTDVPQIGMSLRTSAPLMAFVAYGLMFVGLGFKIASAPFHVWTPDVYEGAPAPVVAFMSTAPKMAVFAVLLRILFETLGPSLYVSGRPVWFWWIWVSAAVSMSLGNLGALVQNNIKRLLAYSAIAHAGYLLMAFAAAPETGISAAMFYTAAYTVMNLGAFVVVSHFANAGERYVTLDDYTGLGRRSPALAATLTVFLISLIGIPATAGFFAKFYVFSAALKANLVALTLIAVLNSAIGAYYYLRVIVVMYMRDPRQEVPVLRIPMGVAATLTLSVLATIYLGILPGRVIEYASRSAQDILR
- a CDS encoding NADH-quinone oxidoreductase subunit M, with translation MNGANWNDSILTLVTFIPTAGALLLLVFPRRARDIRWFALFVSLITFILSLHLPTYFSHARTGFQYEINLQWISSPNIHYHLGIDGISMWLVVLTTFLTPLCVLISWNSVNERVKEFFILLLVLETALIGVFVALDLFFFYFFWEFTLIPMALLIGMYGHQRRVYAAVKFFLFTMIGSAFMLAAIIWLYAKTGSFDYLVVQDAIRSGSAGISPVALGWLFLGFFVAFAVKVPIFPLHTWLPDAHFEAPTAGSVLLAGVLLKMGTYGLLRFNVGLFPEQSRQNAPWVVTLAIIGIIYGALVAMVQPNLKKLVAYSSVSHLGFVVLGIFSFTQIGVDGAVYQMLSHGISTGALFMLVGILYERRHTFDIAEFGGLATPMPIFAAFFMVIMLSSLGLPLLNGFVGEFLVLSGAFQARHIYGILAATGVIWSAAYLLWMYQRVFFGKVRNPVNETLPDLSGRERAALWPTALMALTMGVAPIVWLGSIDPAVHTVLGPLAQTVAQAVR
- the nuoL gene encoding NADH-quinone oxidoreductase subunit L, whose protein sequence is MNVNFHLWLIPLLPLVGAGINGLLGRRFSRPLVAAVGLTFVAASVATAWWVAIQFWGLPLQAIPHSERLAPWIISGNFSVDFGFYLDQLALVMVLIVTNVGFLIHIYSVGYMWEEGGFYRYFAYLNLFMFFMLTLVLASNYLVMFIGWEGVGLASYLLIGFFFTRDSAAAAGKKAFIVNRIGDFGFLIGLFLLIQHFGSLDYDKVFPAVSNMAIETGGIGLLTAIGLLLLTGACGKSAQIPLYVWLPDAMEGPTPVSSLIHAATMVTAGVYMVARSHVIFDRAPGALMAVAIIGTITALFAAMIGTVQTDIKKVLAYSTISQLGYMFLACGVAAYSAGIFHLMTHAFFKGLLFLAAGSVIHALGGEQDMRNMGGLRKEIPWTFWTMTAGTMAIAGIPFFSGFFSKDQILWKAWSSPYGSLAYWLVGIFTALLTSFYMFRLWFMTFFGEYRGSLEHHHEPAGQETHAHQGHIHESPKIMLVPMTILAVLSVVGGYVGVPDALDGHNHFDRFLSPVFKVSAEAMPAGLKPGEPPPVAAEQRAREGNVELELTGVSVGAAFLGLFLAWLLYYRRRDLPDRIAAGLGWFYGAVRDKFYIDELYQAVIVSPLINGSERVLWKGVDVAGIDATADDSAYEARSLSDRLRRMQSGNLRSYAGWVALGAALAVAFMIWKGTR
- the nuoK gene encoding NADH-quinone oxidoreductase subunit NuoK, with amino-acid sequence MVPLSYYLILSAILFACGVAGFLVKRNIITIFISIELMLNGVNLSFVAFAAHWHRLSGQVFVFFVMVVAAAEAAVGLAIIISIFRTRETLNVDEVNLLKL
- a CDS encoding NADH-quinone oxidoreductase subunit J, whose translation is MLHLVLFFVFAAICVGGAINLLAQRHPINSALSLIVVMGSLAVEYLLLGAEFVAVIQVIVYAGAIMVLFVFVIMLLNAGVEEQTKGSRVALIVGFPGMLAVALLLVWVLARSGNPPVPLGAEYGSAKAIGWLLFHDFLLPFEVTSVLILIAIMGAVVLASPMRRRFPEPEPEAQETEPVGVETASAGRQS
- the nuoH gene encoding NADH-quinone oxidoreductase subunit NuoH; the protein is MNIQTFIVVSVIKTVIAVFLLLTSVAYTVWLERKLVGHMQNRWGPTRVGPFGLLQPLADGIKFLLKEDLTPPNVYKPLYIGAPMLALTLALMSVAVIPIGGWITVGHIQTPLQITDVNVGLLVILGITSIGVYGVALAGWSSNSKYSLLGGLRASAQMVSYEVSLGLALVSVLILAGSLSLRDIVDAQAGTWWGWLPKWFLFKGQFVAFFVYLMAAFAETNRVPFDLPEAETELVAGYHTEYSSMKFAMFFMAEYANMFTVACLASLLFLGGWHGPLFGPPLLQQLLPVFWFGLRIFFFIFLYIWIRGTLPRFRYDQLMAFGWKFLLPVAIANLMITGLVVALRS